The following are encoded together in the Nitrospira sp. genome:
- a CDS encoding class I SAM-dependent methyltransferase, translating to MTFVPLEIIHNLLLGLKPIAQLIQQYHLTGINSDSRKVQEVFEMYSRFESTLGKDVLEIGPGQTLEVLETALTKGAVSCTAVDVLRYVTNNEATRKRINYIIYDGQRLPFHSGQFDCVWSHTAFEHVRDPATTVAECFRVLRAGGHLVALIDLGDHSYYGVQPPLPLKLFDCLRYPEWLWNLMKWNRSSYTNRLRKSEWMRLFTEAGFAIEHQESTVSHLIAEVLPSLSYLHRYSYDDAVTSVLILWLKKPQA from the coding sequence ATGACGTTTGTCCCGCTTGAGATCATTCACAATCTGCTTCTTGGATTGAAGCCAATTGCTCAATTGATCCAGCAGTACCACCTGACAGGAATCAACTCGGATTCCAGAAAGGTGCAAGAGGTTTTTGAGATGTACAGCCGATTCGAGTCGACACTTGGAAAGGATGTATTGGAGATTGGACCAGGACAAACCCTGGAGGTCTTGGAAACCGCACTGACAAAAGGGGCGGTCAGTTGTACCGCTGTCGATGTCTTGAGGTATGTGACGAACAATGAGGCGACACGAAAGCGGATCAACTACATTATTTATGACGGCCAGCGGCTACCGTTTCACTCCGGCCAATTCGACTGCGTCTGGTCCCACACCGCTTTTGAACATGTGCGCGATCCAGCGACGACTGTCGCAGAATGTTTTCGGGTCCTGCGCGCCGGTGGGCACCTCGTGGCGCTGATTGACCTCGGCGACCACTCGTACTACGGTGTACAGCCTCCACTGCCACTCAAGCTCTTCGATTGCCTCCGGTATCCTGAGTGGCTATGGAATCTGATGAAATGGAATCGCAGCTCCTACACCAATAGGTTGAGAAAATCAGAGTGGATGAGGTTGTTTACTGAGGCAGGATTCGCAATTGAGCACCAAGAATCCACGGTGAGCCACCTCATCGCCGAGGTGTTGCCTTCACTCTCATACTTGCATCGCTACTCATATGATGATGCCGTAACCAGTGTCCTCATACTGTGGCTCAAAAAACCACAGGCCTGA
- a CDS encoding glycosyltransferase family 4 protein, with translation MDTICHIITKLELGGAQEVALHVVSHLDPRKYRVILISGPGGLLTEEARHLPHVEVRLLPELGRQIHPLDDLVALVRLTTLLRRLHPSIVHTHSSKAGILGRWAAWFAGVPIIVHTIHGYGVTPVQPRCLKWLLVMVERITGWVTTQWIAVSHADIKKGLAWGLFGNNVLLVRPGIDPRPFQQVMDPADRERLRKELGARTETPLIGTVACLKPQKAPEDFIEVAKLVTASLPNVRFVLIGDGELRAKVESLIARHRLQDCVHLAGWRRDIPAVMHALDIFLLTSHWEGLPRVLLEARVSDLPIVATKVGGADEVVIEPTMGELCEAGDINGLAKAIIRMLSSPVKPSVVRTAEPSPLPCEFHISETILQYERLYDCLLSPSHAGMSHRIIE, from the coding sequence GTGGACACGATTTGCCATATCATTACAAAGCTTGAGCTTGGCGGAGCGCAAGAAGTCGCACTTCATGTCGTGTCCCATCTGGACCCCAGAAAATATCGAGTCATTCTGATCAGTGGGCCCGGGGGACTCCTGACAGAGGAGGCCCGACACTTACCTCATGTCGAGGTAAGACTGCTTCCCGAGCTGGGCCGACAGATCCATCCGTTGGATGATCTGGTGGCCCTCGTTCGGCTGACCACACTCCTTCGCCGTCTTCATCCATCGATTGTCCATACACATAGCTCAAAGGCGGGCATCCTTGGCCGATGGGCTGCATGGTTTGCCGGAGTTCCAATCATTGTCCATACCATCCATGGATATGGTGTCACTCCCGTACAGCCTCGCTGCTTGAAGTGGTTGCTGGTCATGGTGGAACGAATCACCGGCTGGGTAACGACCCAGTGGATTGCCGTCTCTCACGCTGACATCAAGAAGGGCCTCGCCTGGGGTCTATTCGGAAACAACGTTTTGTTGGTACGGCCGGGGATCGATCCAAGACCGTTTCAACAAGTGATGGACCCGGCAGACCGCGAACGACTGAGAAAAGAACTGGGCGCACGGACCGAAACACCTCTGATCGGAACTGTGGCATGTCTCAAACCGCAAAAAGCTCCCGAGGACTTCATCGAGGTGGCCAAGCTGGTCACCGCATCACTACCCAACGTCCGGTTCGTTCTCATCGGAGACGGCGAATTGCGAGCAAAAGTCGAGTCGTTGATCGCTCGCCATCGTCTTCAGGATTGTGTCCATCTCGCTGGGTGGAGACGGGATATTCCGGCGGTGATGCACGCACTCGATATATTTCTCTTAACCTCTCACTGGGAAGGACTACCTCGAGTTTTACTTGAAGCACGGGTCTCAGATTTACCTATTGTAGCTACAAAGGTCGGTGGGGCGGATGAAGTCGTGATTGAGCCGACAATGGGAGAACTCTGTGAAGCAGGAGACATCAACGGATTGGCTAAGGCAATCATCCGGATGTTGTCATCTCCAGTGAAACCATCGGTTGTTCGCACAGCAGAGCCATCTCCACTTCCATGTGAGTTTCACATCAGCGAAACGATTCTGCAATACGAACGACTGTATGACTGCTTACTGAGCCCCTCTCACGCGGGCATGAGTCACAGAATAATCGAGTGA